The region TTCTGGAGACACTTTTTCCAACCGTCAAGACTCCCTTCTAGTTTCTTGGCCAACAGTTGTATAAATCGTCATAAAATATTAGTGTCCTCTAACTCTAAAATCAAATGTATTGAATGATTTATGACCCCTATATGGGTACAAATTACACATTTTTTCATACTAAGGCCACTCTTGCTCATTTTTCACAACGTTTAGCGCAGCGTTTCTAACCCCGATATTTTAGAACGCGGTCTGAtctattttagtgtgtttcaGCGAATTTTAACGCACTTCATCACCAATTGTAATGATGGGGTGCAGTAAAAAACACTGTCGAACGCGCTTGAAATGCTCTAAAATGCGCCGTTCTTGTGAGCATAAAAATACTGCATTTGCACTAAATACGCACATACACAGAAAAAATGGTACGACTTTCACACAGCAAAACTCCATGAGCCCTGCGGGCGCGCTTACTTCATACCAGATTCAACAGATCCATTTAAATCTGAACCGCACAGAAGCGACACCATTTctatcattttttttcccatttcatttaCGTCCATTTTTAAAGCtttgttttgtggtttttttgtCCGTCTTCCCTTCTGCGCACGCTCAATTATCATTGGATGAATTAAATGGACAACAAAAATGGAGGCAAACAAAAACGTCCCTTCAGTTCCGTCTGCCATCGACTATAATGTTAAAAAAAGTGCTGCAGCCGGGACTGTACAAAACTGAAGTGCAGAAAACCCCGCCGCTATCGATGGGAAGTAAGAGGGAATCGTTATTTCCATTTAACTGATCTTCCGACAGAACCGCAGAGCGGACAATGACATCGACGGCGCCAGAACCAGTTCACTGTAACTTCTCAGATAGTGTGGATACCACTTTAAGATGTGAAGTTGATGCAATGGATTTCCTGGTGATGCTGATTGTTAATCCTTCTTCCTTTTCTCCCCGCAGGTGCCTGGTGAAAACTTGCACAATTTAGAAAAATCTGTTTTCTTTTCTTCCCGATTTTGAATTTGGCCTTAAACAATAGGACTTTACCAGCTTTCACGTTTTTACTACAAATTCTTGTGGAGTGCCCGATGTATATTTCAATTCCAGAAAAATGTTCACTTTCACATtttagcaacaaaaaaaaaatgtgccatgTAATTTTGAAGTGTGTTCTGCCTCAAGGATTGAATCGaataaaatattttatatttatcACATCGGCCTTGTGGTCTGGTCAGTCTTCGTACAACTCCCTGTTTGCTGTGGTAGAGAGGTAAGGCCACATCGGCGCCGGAACCTCCACCGCCCGGAGGCTTCCATCCCAAaactgggcagctgagcggaaaacgGGTTGACCcagttatagtcagtggggtctgcccGGCGCTGTACGGTATTGGCCAGAGACGGAACCATTTGGCCATGGAGATTCCGGAACggaggaaagcggaatccccagcgcagacgTGAAACCACCCCAACACGGTCTATGACATATATCATTGGGATTCTGGTAATAAGTTCTCTATTGAACCTGACTCACCTCGTTACCGAGAGGCAGCGTGGGGCGAAACGTGAGACCTTATTAGTCATTTTTTTGTATGGGATCTTACAGAGAAAATGTTATTTTTCCAGTAAACAAAGGAAATGACGGGTCCTGTTGGTGGTTCTCCAAACACCAAGTAACCccgacaggacataaattgatcaTATCTTGTAGGGCCCATTGGCACGGCCATATCTACAGACCATGTATTACCTGTACAGCTGCATCACGGCCTATGaggctgctcacacagctgagcgTTCACACGGACCTTCATGGACAAGAATGCTACATGCAATGTTTGAGGTCTGTGAATATTGGCCAACACACATACGGGCGTCCATGTGCTTCCTGATGTGTTTGAGTGTAGATGAACCACACTTAGTGCATCCTGTCTGTATATACTTTTATATTAAGCGCACCAACTCAGGCTACGCTCACGCGGCCGTGAATCTCGTgggttgtgagacgcacaaaactaGCGTGAATGTGAATTCCATCCTTTTGACTGGAGTCCTACACCTGAGtgatgctgcatgtcctattttttcacgttcctcggaatgcatcgcccattgatttataTACATCACATGGCGCTCGCATTCCGTGTCATTGTGCTtgcgaggtttcccactgaaatcaataggaaacacttccgGTTTTCTATCAGGCGAGAGGACCGGAATCTCACAGAAGCGAAGTAAAATGTACGTCGAAGAGCGAAATATCGGGTCAAGTTTATCAGCCCGCTATCGCACTCCccagtgtgaaaccagccttagagctcagtcagacaagAGTTTTTTTGCGCGCACCTATGTGTGCCAAAGAAAGCGTGTctattagcctgggttcacacagggcggatttgacgCGGATtgtcgttgcatatccgcactgcggccaaaccgctgtATTTGCAgcgcaatgcagcacaaatgagttttgccaaaaagctgttctcacagggcgaattttttccgcacagccgcagtgcggaaatgcaactgcggcgcggttttcaaagatgcaacatgttcattctacggtcttttccgcagcgcttttttgtccatagacctctatggacgcagccaaatccgcaccaaatacgcTGCAAATACATGGCAAAtacgctgcaaaaagtaaaaaagcgctgcggaataaacagtttgtggatttttccacatgaaaatccgcaagcccaaattaacctttaaagcggttttgccgcagaagcaattcttctgcggcaaaaccgcaacggaaaaaccaccgcaaatccgccctgtgtgaacccagccttagagccaTTGGTTCCCGATGGCTCTGGtcagatgtccgtcttttacaggcgcaaaatgtgcgcacctgcaaaagatagatcTGTGCTTCTCATGCACAGCCTGGACCTAACCGGAGCGCTTAAagaatccccacggggagtcccctcatcactgcgaCAGCACTGTCACACTGATAAGGGGACACTCCGCGGGGGTTAAagactcccctgccacagctgtcaccagaggactgcaatgctatcccattgaattcagtggagctggAGCTACAgccggccccgttgaaagcaatgggtgcaggcaacccccgcagtaattttcggggaagggcttgaaatacaagcccttccctgaaaataagccctgggtgaaataaaaaataataataatgtatcaCCTAGCGGCGCTGTCCGGTGTCCGGCGCAACTTCTCTCTGTGAAGCCGGCACTGTACTAAAGCCTTTTCTTCTGGCAGGGGATTCAGAAATCCAGGCCAGAGgaaaactgcctctgattggctgagtgctgtgaccaatcagaggcagcgttcagccattgaatgacagctgaatgctgccttttgattggtcacagcactcagctgtGAGATTCTCAACCATCCAATGTTGAAAACCCATCGCAAGTTTGcgccttgcgatttttgtgcgatacgtttttaacattagaaagtcccgttaaCATTTGCGTTTAAAAACCGCCGTGCGCGCCGGAGCCCTCGGGGTTTAGTCAGTCGAATTTCCCGCCTCTAAAGGCATGTCAAAATGTGCGTTTTTTCACCTGGTTTTTGGCGCAGATTCGTACATTTATTTAGCCCCGATAATGCGGAAAATCCGTGTGCAGGTTTCTAACATGGAAAGAAGTGCTTCCACATCAAGGAGCGACACGAGGAAACTCGACTTTAATGGAGGAAACTTGTGCCCATCGCCAGGGCTAAATCCGTGTACGAACCCGCGCCAAAAACCACATCGACGCAACAATATCTCCCTTGCAGAGCTGTGATCCCTCCGCCGGTGCTGTGTGTCGCATCGCAGTACTTGTTCTCTCACGCATGAAAACGCCCGAttgttgctaaaaaaaaaaaaaatcacctcgcACAAATGTCGCACGTCCAGGCGAGCACAATGCAATATTTATGTAGCTCCAAGAGGGAAGAAAAGGGCGACGTCGCCCCAAAATAggtcactttgcattttttttttcgcatCCCTTCTTATAGtgttgcgagagaaaaatcgTACATGTAAGCGCCTTCATTAAAACAATGGCCTCCTCTCCCGCACGATTTCTGGACGTCTCGCAAAACACAGAAGTCGTGCGGTAAAATCATCCCTGTAGATGCACCTCTCGCTGTTTTCAGAGGCGGAGTTCACAGTGAAGTCCTCAAACTTGCGATTCCGGAGGCGAACGCAATACgtttttgcttttaaaaaaacgcatcgcatctaCGTTGCTGAAAAGCGCGCAAACGCTTCCAATACTTTCCATGTTAAATATCAAATTGCAGTCGATGAAAATGGCGCAACGGGCGTgcgtgatgtgattttttttaacaatccaATAAAAAATAATAGGCGGTTTGTTGCGAAGAATTGCTGAAAAATAAGAGATGCATAGACTCTGCATTATTACAGCTGTGAGAGGAAAATCGATAATGTGCATAAAAACACTGAAATCCATTTGCTATTTTCTCGCTCCAGCTCCGCTCACATCATTGCAGGAATTTCCCTCCGCGATGTCACAGCGGCTCACAGAAATGGTCCTCCGCGCTCCCCGTAGCGTCCAACATTCACCGCCGGTATATTAACTTTTTCGgcaccacttctgccctattcagcaattccaacaagctgattggttgcttgctgaacccaaacaaccaatcagattgctggaattgctgactagGGCAAAAGTGGTGTGGGAAATGATAATCTGCTGCCGCCGCGAAGTGACGTCTGATTATACGTACGTGACGTAGCCGGAAGTAGACTCTCAGGTTAGTTTCGTTTTTATCTGCCACTACCTCGACCGGAAGTTAAGGTCCGTTCATTAATACTTACCGGGTGATAGTGAACCGCGGCTATGGCGGGGCTGAGCGCCCGGGAGAAGGAGGGCTGTAGGCGGCTGCTGGCACAGCTGGACACGGAGGACCTCTTCTCTGTCGCCGAGACTGTTACCAACCGCCTGATCCACGTGTTTAGTAAGGAAGGTGAGCGGCTCCCAGCATGCATCAGCGTTGTATATGGCATATGTGGCCCTCGGAGGAGGATTTATTTTCTGGCCAGCCCCTCATATGCCGCGTCTCTATATCCACAGCGTGATAAAAGCGTTATGCACTTGGATATATCGCGGTAGGGACGCATCGCATTTGAAACACCAGATTCTGTGATGGCGGGAATTGGAAGGCAcgaacttagaatttttttttctcttcatacGTTCGGATCCAATTTGCGTATTCTACGAGAAAAATGTCAGCCTGCTCCACTGTTCCTCAGCCTCCATTGCCGGCAGTGGGGGCGGCCGACCCGGATCCCATCCGCCATTAGCGTTGTGTACGGCCGCGGGTACCCGTGTTATCGCTTAGCGATgtcgcgggaaatacaaacagagcgataaaacacaactgtaccgCGCATGACCAACGGCGAGCCGACGCAGGGTCACGGGACGGAATCTGCCCCACCGGCCCGGCCTCAGTCCGCTGTTACACGGCCGTATCATCGCCGCACACAATAccagcagcccattgatttcttttGGCCCTCTCCCACCAGCGGGGTTTTATCCTCGTGCGCAAGACTCACACGAACTCGGCCTTCCATGCGTGAATACGCCGTGCGAACGAGTCCAACAACCGCAGAGTAGGTCCCAAagccacggacggattatcactgCAGAATTCGTGGTCAGACGCTCCGCAGCGATGTCCGTCCATTGACCTGCCATGTTAAAGGGTTCTCCCCGCCCACGAGCGGAAGTCAGTtacgattttccactcgcaggggagaatcgcagcatgttcagcggaaaatcgcatggacgacttccattgcagttaatgcaAGTCGTCCGTCATGCCCTGCATCGTACATGTGCGCTGGCCGAGACTCCCGCCACAGATCCGACAGGTGAGGGTGAGGTCTCTGGGGAGCGCCGAGTCTGATTCCGCTTTGAGATTTCGCAGTCTGAATCCGTCCCAGCCGTGGTCAGGAGGCCTAACTGGCTAAATCCCGCAGCCGCTAACGAGCGCTCTGTGAGCTGCACCTGCTGTGCAATAAAGCGCTGCAGCCCAGAGTCTCGGACTACGGTCACCTGGAAGACAATGGCTGCAcgcggaaaaaaaaacatagtgcGCGACAAAGACATCTGTGTTATTAAgcagttgtagaaaaaaaaaatctaaatctcacatatataattttttatattttttgtttttgtagtaTAACATGGCTTATTTCGGTCGATATTCGCAGAGCAAAATctcccatgaaagtctatgggagcattaAGACACGTTGCAGAAGACAACAAATGTGAACAACAAATGGGAACAAACAAATGTAGTAACATCAATTGGgccacattgtattttttttttcctcatgcaTGAATAATtggctaataagggagatggaacaatacctctgcagcgccacctattggaaggcagcattcctgcaagtcggtgttagactctttatacaagccttgtaacagaggtattgttccatcttgcttatttgcatattacccacaggagcatgcatggccttgtaagtagagagcatatttgggatttcagccgcacttcagtagcggtgagcgattccagcgacctgattggttgttgggtacacacccccctttggagatctgcacgagtggccggcccgttaaataagcagcagcagggccgtatgAGGGTCGGCAACtagccctaaccctaaaccctaaccccccgctGGTCTCATGAAGTAGCACtcttgcacatctccaaaggggggggtgtgtacccaacaaccaatgaggtcgctggaatcactcaccgctactgaagtgcggctgaaatacaatatatgcaagtagagatgagcgagcatactcgctaagggcaattgctcgagctaacattgcccttagcaaatacctgcccgctcgagacaaaagattcgggtgccggcgcgggggagcggtgagttgcggcagtgagcaggagagtggaggggagagagggagagagagatctcctctccattcctccccgctctcccccacgctCCCTGCCcgtcgccagcagccgaaccttttctctcgagcgggcaggtactcgctaagggcaatgttagCTCGagccattgcccttagcgagtatgcttgctcatcactacttgtaagtcttctcactcgccttttaggtgctcttctcaaggagaaatgatacccttcctgaataAACCGAAGGCACACGGTGGTAATGAAAAAAATACCCACCTACCTGGGGAAATTGGTCCAGTTTTCACTATAAttgcagccgcccgtgtgaatgagcccttattttttttatttatttattttttttgcaggcaGGCTCATGCGTAAAATAATAAGCGGCGCAATCCTTCCCTGTCGTCCCTCTACCTGTGGGGCCGTGGTGGTTGGGTATTGCTCCACTTATTTTTGTACACCTGTGGCAGCTTGGAGGAAGAACATAAGTACCGCCGGACAACCCTGTAAAGCGCACCGGAGTTATCAACAAGTTTTCTGACATGCACCAGGTTTTTCTTGCGCTCCTCTGCTGCTGTTCGCACCctctttcatgtctgtaagttctgatttttcatgtggtcttccccattttacTCTTGTTCTGctgtctgcaatccactgtcaGGGATGGGATGTGTAGCAGGCtaagcattctgccagtagttccctgtcctgacttccttgcccttacttcccatgctgcattgttcTGCCTATGGTCCTATCAGCAGGGAGGCAATATCTGAATGGCAGCCCATCTGCTGTCCCAGGACAGTTcaagcattcagagacattctggccaaatggttagtaaacccactattatgtatatatgtgggGGTAGAATGTCCACACGCACATGCTGTAACAAACGGAGAGGCAGAGATGATAtcccagtgtctgcagatctgtcagcttgcAGCCCGTGGGTGCAGGGGAGccacctgtgaagatagcccctccccctgttgctatggaaagattTCTGGTCTTTGTTATTTTAGAAAGCTGCGTAGCTAACGACAGactggattgcagagaagctggaagggagacccctagtggcagacaCTTGAAACGGGATTTACCATGatgaagcaaaaaaaatacttaatACATGTATATTACCGATatgatgtatgtgtgtatatatatgtatatttcatTTCACGCCGTTCCTTGCCAATagacttttttttcttagttCCTGCAAACCCTTTTAGTTTGGCTCTTGCACAAGTGTGTGAAATCTGTGCATTTACTTTCTGCTTCCATCTTCTTTCTAGAAGCCTTTGATGCAATTATAATTTATAGCAAAAGTGCAGAGGAGCTCCTGAAGAGAAGAAAGGTTCACCGCGGCgccatttttaagtatcttgctGCAGAGAATGTGACCGTTCTGCCGTCGAGTGAGAAAAATCAGCTCATCCAATGTGCGCTGGATTACTGGAGAGGTTCGTGCGCTCAGGATTCAGCGTCTCCGCGGCCGACGGTGAGCAGCAAGGATGAACAGAAGGTGAGTTCAGAGGCTGAATGTATAATAAGGCTTTAGATTCCGCCACACTATGGAGATAAGCCGTAAGAGGGGAGGGTCGGACAGGAGCACAAAATGAAGATTTCGGAGGAGGGCTGTGCTGCCATTTTGCAATTAAACTTATAACTGTGAGTTCACATATTGCAGACTTGGTGCAGAATGTTGGATGTGAAATGCACACCGAAGTTCCATAACAAAAGTACAGTCCTATATATGTGAATGGCTTTTAACCAACCCATTCACTCACAGTGGAGGAAACCGGCAGATGGATTTAGAAATCTATGTCTTGCTCAATCTGTCGGGGAAAAGTGGTGGATTTGATTAATTCAGGTAAAATCTGTAGTGAAAATGCGCAATACAAGTCATGTGTAAATTTCATTGCAGATTGTCTTGCTAAAAATGCCCAGAATGTGTGCAAATACCCTTAAACGGGTTGtccaacttctagctgttttgctgcagaaagcagacagcactgtgcattgcgcagtggcctgggttagtactgcaggctgagtcctattgaatgTACAGTCCTTCTTGTAAAAGAATTCCATACGCTAAGACACTGCCTTAGAGGAATGGCTGATCGTCAGGCGTCCTGCGCTGCAGACGCGGCTGACCGTCAGGCGTCCTGCGCTGCAGACGCGGCTGACCGTCAGGCGTCCTGCGCTGCAGACGCGGCTGACCGTCAGGCGTCCTGCGCTGCAGACGCGGCTGACCGTCAGGCGTCCTGCGCTGCAGACGCGGCTGACCGTCAGGCGTCCTGCGCTGCAGACGCGGCTGACCGTCAGGCGTCCTGCGCTGCAGACGCGGCTGACCGTCAggcgctcacccccccccccccccctccccgcccccatCTACaagacattgatggcctatcggtCTAATATCTAAGAATACCCCATGAATGTATGCCCTTTACTGTTACAATTTTCTAGAGTAAGTCACGTAATTACCATTAGGCAGTAAAGCCGCAGTTCTCTCCGAAATATAaggttttatctttttttttttttcttttaaaggtcAAAAAAGGAGCCTCTGCGCTGGAGCCGCTGGACTGTCAGCTCCTCGGTGAGCAGTTCTGCAGTTGGTTTTACTCTCTACTAAATTCTCAGAATCCATCATTTGGACAAGAAAAGGGCGACTGGGGCCCTCAGCACTTCTGGGAGAACGCGGCCCTGAAGCTGGCGTACAGAGCGTCGGAGGAGGCGGTGGAGGAACACAGCGGGGCTCAGATGACCAGTCTACGTCTTCTTGCACTTACCCGAGATGAGAGGCTCCTATTTAACCCCAACGTTGATGGCGGAGGATTAAAGTGTGTGCCGTCTCCTCCCGGGCCGGTGGTGGTGGCGGTCGCCGGGACCATCCACAGGGATAACGTCTGGCTGGGAGTATTTGAACAGATTTTTGGATTAGTCCGATGCCCGGTGGGTAA is a window of Eleutherodactylus coqui strain aEleCoq1 chromosome 4, aEleCoq1.hap1, whole genome shotgun sequence DNA encoding:
- the LOC136625150 gene encoding uncharacterized protein C3orf38-like gives rise to the protein MAGLSAREKEGCRRLLAQLDTEDLFSVAETVTNRLIHVFSKEEAFDAIIIYSKSAEELLKRRKVHRGAIFKYLAAENVTVLPSSEKNQLIQCALDYWRGSCAQDSASPRPTVSSKDEQKVKKGASALEPLDCQLLGEQFCSWFYSLLNSQNPSFGQEKGDWGPQHFWENAALKLAYRASEEAVEEHSGAQMTSLRLLALTRDERLLFNPNVDGGGLKCVPSPPGPVVVAVAGTIHRDNVWLGVFEQIFGLVRCPVGKNWKIKNVNLKILAQNMLTHEESQRLPAVTLQSKELELYYS